TATTTTGGCCGATTTACAGATTTGGCTAGAAGCGCGATGAAGGTTTAAACTATCTCATAGAGACTTTTGCAGGACGATGGATATTAAGAAAGTTCTATGCGATCGCTAAATTATTTCCTCTGAATCAGATATCATTTACTCTAAATGCGAGCCAAAGTTACAATCTCCAACTGATCCTGATATTTGCCCTGACGAGCTTCATAACTAATAGCGCAGGGTTCGCCTTCTAAAAAGAGTAATTGCACCACGCCTTCGTTCGCATAAATGCGACAGTCAGCACTAGAAGAGTTAGAAAATTCTAAAGTTAAATGACCTCGCCATGCAGCCTCAGCCGGCGTTAAGTTTGCAATTATCCCACATCTTGCGTAAGTAGATTTACCTATGCAAATTACAGTAATATTCTCAGGAACTTCCAGCTTTTCTAGAGCAACCCCAAGTCCATAAGAGTGTGCAGGTAAAATAAAGTAACTGCCATTGTCATCAGTATGCAGTGCTGTTGGCTCTAAATTCTGGGGATTAAAGTTTTTGGGATCAACTACAGTTCCGGGAATGTGGCGAAAAATGCGGAACTCAGCCGAGGAAAGGCGTATATCGTAGCCATAAGAAGATAAACCATAGCTAATTACAGGTTGAACAGCTACAGACTCATCTTTTTGTACTTTTCGGATTAGGCTTGGCTCAAAGGGCGAAATCAAACCCTGTTGAGCCATTTCAGTAATCCAGATATCGTTCTTAATCACAAGTTCGCTGCCAACGTTAATTCAAATAGACTTGATATACTAGCACGAACTGAATATTTTGTTTAGGGTCGATAACTCCGACGAATCTCGGTAATTTGATCTGCTACATCCAAGAGGGATTTAGGCATCTCTGGCCCAGTGAGAATAATATCGACGTGGGG
This genomic interval from Nostoc sp. KVJ3 contains the following:
- the dcd gene encoding dCTP deaminase produces the protein MAQQGLISPFEPSLIRKVQKDESVAVQPVISYGLSSYGYDIRLSSAEFRIFRHIPGTVVDPKNFNPQNLEPTALHTDDNGSYFILPAHSYGLGVALEKLEVPENITVICIGKSTYARCGIIANLTPAEAAWRGHLTLEFSNSSSADCRIYANEGVVQLLFLEGEPCAISYEARQGKYQDQLEIVTLARI